The following are from one region of the Staphylococcus argenteus genome:
- the polA gene encoding DNA polymerase I: MNKLVLIDGNSLSFRAFYALPLLSNKAGIHTNAVYGFAMLLEKILKEEKPDHFLVAFDAGKTTFRHEKYSEYKGGRQKTPPELSEQFPYIRQLLDAYHIKRYELDNYEADDIIGTLSKEADKAGFQTIIITGDRDLTQLATDNVTIYYTKKGVTDVDHYTPEFISEKYNGLTPSQIIDMKGLMGDSSDNIPGVAGVGEKTAIKLLNQFNTVEGVYEHLEEVSGKKLKEKLENSKEDALMSKELATINVDSPIEVSLEDTLMTNQNDQQEKIELFKKLEFKQLLGDLDQTVGKAESEEKTFDIETTFDKVDFDSLKEAAIHLELDGGNYLKDNILKFSLFTGDKHVVINAEDIKKHKELVKWLENPNTKKVVYDAKKTYVASHRLNINIQNITFDIMLASYIIDPSRTISDVQSVVSLYGQSFVKDDVSIYGKGKKFKVPEDNVLNPYVASITDAIYFSKPNMDKQLEEYNQVELLADLELPLAQILSKMEETGIYTDINDLKEMEIEIQQKLDVLIKNIHEAAGEAFNINSPKQLGVVLFETLKLPVIKKTKTGYSTAVDVLEQLQGEHPIIEYILEYRQLSKLQSTYVEGLQKVVSDDQRIHTRFNQTLAQTGRLSSVDPNLQNIPVRLEEGRKIRKAFKPTSKDSVILSADYSQIELRVLAHITQDESMKEAFINGDDIHTATAMKVFGVEADQVDSLMRRQAKAVNFGIVYGISDYGLSQSLGITRKKAKAFIDDYLASFPGVKQYMSDIVKDAKALGYVETLLHRRRYIPDITSRNFNLRGFAERTAMNTPIQGSAADIIKLAMVKFAEKMKDTTYQAKLLLQVHDELIFEVPKSEVESFSEFVEDIMENALQLDVPLKVDSSYGATWYDAK; the protein is encoded by the coding sequence GTGAATAAATTAGTATTAATTGATGGTAATAGCTTAAGTTTTAGAGCTTTTTATGCGTTACCTTTGTTATCAAACAAAGCTGGCATTCATACTAATGCTGTATATGGTTTTGCTATGTTATTAGAGAAAATTTTAAAAGAAGAAAAACCAGATCATTTTTTAGTTGCGTTTGATGCAGGTAAAACAACTTTCAGACACGAAAAGTACAGTGAGTATAAAGGTGGGCGTCAAAAGACACCACCAGAATTAAGTGAACAGTTTCCGTATATACGTCAACTATTAGATGCTTATCATATTAAACGTTATGAATTAGATAATTATGAGGCAGACGACATTATTGGCACATTAAGTAAAGAAGCAGATAAGGCTGGATTTCAAACAATTATCATTACTGGGGATCGAGATTTAACACAGCTAGCTACTGACAATGTAACGATTTATTACACTAAAAAAGGTGTTACTGATGTAGATCATTATACGCCTGAATTTATTTCAGAAAAATATAATGGATTAACACCTAGTCAAATCATTGATATGAAAGGTTTAATGGGAGATTCATCTGATAACATACCAGGAGTTGCGGGTGTTGGTGAAAAAACGGCTATTAAATTATTAAATCAATTTAATACAGTAGAAGGCGTTTATGAGCATCTAGAAGAAGTTTCAGGTAAAAAGTTAAAAGAGAAACTTGAAAATAGTAAAGAAGATGCATTAATGAGTAAAGAATTAGCAACGATTAATGTGGATAGCCCAATAGAAGTTAGTTTAGAAGATACATTAATGACTAATCAAAATGACCAGCAAGAAAAAATTGAATTATTTAAGAAGTTAGAATTCAAACAATTACTAGGTGATTTAGATCAAACAGTAGGTAAAGCGGAGTCAGAAGAGAAGACTTTTGATATAGAGACAACATTTGACAAAGTAGATTTTGATTCATTAAAAGAAGCTGCTATCCATTTAGAATTAGACGGAGGCAATTATTTAAAAGACAATATTTTAAAATTCTCTTTATTTACAGGTGATAAACATGTAGTTATTAATGCTGAAGACATTAAGAAACATAAAGAATTAGTTAAATGGTTGGAGAACCCAAATACGAAAAAGGTTGTTTATGATGCCAAAAAAACATATGTTGCATCTCATCGCTTAAACATAAATATTCAAAATATTACTTTCGATATCATGTTAGCTAGTTATATTATTGACCCATCTCGCACAATTAGCGACGTTCAATCAGTTGTTTCTTTATATGGTCAAAGTTTTGTAAAAGATGACGTTAGTATTTATGGTAAGGGTAAAAAGTTTAAAGTACCTGAAGATAATGTCTTAAACCCATATGTAGCGTCTATTACTGATGCAATTTATTTTTCAAAACCAAATATGGATAAGCAATTAGAAGAATATAATCAAGTTGAACTATTAGCTGATTTAGAACTCCCTCTTGCTCAAATTTTAAGTAAAATGGAAGAAACAGGTATATATACTGACATTAATGATTTAAAGGAAATGGAGATAGAAATCCAACAAAAATTAGATGTCTTAATAAAAAATATTCATGAGGCTGCTGGTGAAGCATTTAATATCAATTCACCAAAACAATTAGGCGTTGTGTTATTTGAAACATTGAAATTACCAGTTATTAAAAAGACGAAGACAGGCTATTCAACAGCAGTTGATGTTTTAGAACAATTGCAAGGTGAACATCCAATAATTGAGTATATTTTAGAATATCGTCAATTATCAAAATTGCAATCGACATACGTTGAAGGATTACAAAAAGTGGTAAGTGACGATCAACGTATCCATACACGTTTTAATCAAACACTAGCACAAACAGGTCGCTTATCAAGCGTGGATCCAAATTTACAAAATATTCCAGTTAGACTTGAAGAAGGACGCAAAATTAGAAAAGCATTTAAACCAACGTCTAAAGATAGTGTTATATTATCAGCTGACTACTCTCAAATCGAATTACGAGTGCTAGCGCATATTACACAAGATGAAAGTATGAAAGAAGCATTTATTAATGGCGATGATATTCATACAGCAACTGCCATGAAAGTGTTTGGTGTTGAAGCGGACCAAGTTGATAGTTTAATGCGTCGACAAGCAAAAGCTGTTAACTTTGGTATAGTTTATGGAATAAGTGACTATGGTTTAAGTCAAAGTTTAGGTATCACTAGGAAAAAAGCGAAAGCGTTTATTGATGACTATTTGGCAAGTTTCCCAGGTGTAAAACAATATATGTCTGATATTGTTAAGGATGCAAAAGCCTTAGGTTATGTTGAAACGTTATTACATCGACGTCGATATATACCTGATATTACGAGTCGTAATTTTAACTTGCGTGGATTTGCAGAACGTACAGCAATGAATACGCCAATACAAGGTAGTGCAGCAGACATCATTAAATTAGCAATGGTTAAATTTGCAGAAAAAATGAAAGACACAACATACCAAGCTAAACTTTTATTGCAAGTACATGATGAATTAATCTTTGAAGTACCTAAATCAGAAGTTGAATCATTTAGTGAATTTGTAGAAGATATTATGGAAAATGCATTACAATTAGATGTTCCATTAAAAGTAGATTCAAGTTATGGTGCAACTTGGTATGATGCGAAATAA
- a CDS encoding DUF961 family protein → MKPVLDIKKTLGQLNFLGVDEKYKYENGERTDKTVYAYKLASQEQGEQITVKTPNKVELNYLQECELVEPDVKMYVQMSGDFGTIAYSWNAEDIKVVGSNSALKQK, encoded by the coding sequence ATGAAACCAGTATTGGATATTAAAAAAACTTTAGGACAATTAAACTTTTTAGGTGTAGATGAAAAATATAAATATGAAAATGGAGAGCGTACTGATAAAACTGTTTATGCATATAAATTAGCGAGTCAAGAGCAAGGCGAACAAATCACTGTTAAAACGCCTAATAAAGTAGAATTAAACTATTTACAAGAATGCGAATTAGTTGAACCAGACGTTAAAATGTATGTTCAAATGTCAGGCGATTTTGGAACTATCGCATATAGCTGGAATGCAGAAGATATTAAAGTAGTTGGTTCTAATAGTGCACTTAAACAAAAATAA
- a CDS encoding replication initiation factor domain-containing protein → MTLKSQCTPLTNRGVERTNKSAVEAVVDWVQVTFHIAPISAVIEDVIGLPITLFKKRNSGIYFYNRGYEFSNIKLYYSSDDESMGIHLQLTGTGCREFEHHLQQLNKTWQDFFDKCLSVNANFTRIDIAIDDYKTYLKVPLLIKKAEKAECVSRFRAGSAINGFNLSDGRSKGATFYIGSKQSNLYCRFYEKNYEQAFKRHCDVEDIGLWNRYEIQMRKAYAVNCAKVLSRTDNISEIVKSILHNNLRFISPPKDGNDKNRKRWPLYRPWALFIKDTEKLNLTTRPTLKSIEDNLDWLCKQVATTLDTVLTAESMAQSEGLLTDTDFLDKILAHSQFNDEHTNRINHYLEALKQKKHLSKDKC, encoded by the coding sequence ATGACTTTAAAAAGCCAGTGTACCCCCCTTACTAATAGGGGGGTAGAGCGTACAAATAAAAGTGCCGTGGAGGCAGTTGTTGACTGGGTTCAGGTCACTTTCCATATAGCCCCTATTTCAGCAGTGATTGAGGACGTTATCGGTTTGCCTATAACGTTGTTCAAAAAACGAAATAGTGGCATTTACTTTTATAATCGTGGTTATGAATTTTCAAACATTAAATTGTATTATTCAAGTGATGATGAATCAATGGGCATTCACTTACAGTTAACTGGTACAGGTTGTAGAGAGTTTGAACATCATTTACAACAGTTGAATAAAACTTGGCAAGATTTTTTTGATAAATGTTTATCAGTTAATGCAAATTTTACAAGAATTGATATTGCAATTGATGATTATAAAACATATTTAAAAGTGCCTTTATTAATTAAAAAGGCTGAAAAAGCTGAGTGTGTTTCACGTTTTAGAGCTGGAAGCGCAATAAACGGTTTTAATTTGTCAGACGGAAGAAGTAAAGGCGCTACTTTTTATATTGGTTCTAAACAAAGCAATTTATATTGTCGTTTTTATGAAAAGAATTATGAACAAGCGTTTAAACGTCATTGTGATGTCGAAGACATTGGGTTATGGAATCGTTATGAAATACAAATGCGAAAGGCATATGCAGTTAATTGTGCGAAAGTTTTGAGTAGAACAGATAATATAAGCGAAATTGTAAAGTCTATATTGCATAATAATTTGCGTTTTATCTCTCCTCCTAAAGATGGAAATGATAAAAATCGTAAGCGGTGGCCATTATATAGACCTTGGGCGTTATTTATTAAAGATACTGAAAAATTGAATTTAACTACTAGACCAACATTAAAGTCCATTGAGGATAATCTTGATTGGTTATGTAAACAAGTTGCTACTACTTTAGATACAGTGTTAACTGCCGAAAGTATGGCGCAATCTGAGGGGTTGCTTACAGATACTGATTTTTTAGATAAAATTTTAGCGCATTCACAATTTAATGATGAGCATACGAATAGAATTAATCATTATTTGGAGGCTTTAAAACAAAAAAAGCACTTATCAAAAGATAAGTGTTAA
- a CDS encoding conjugal transfer protein, protein MKIISKYILTRFSKNGKHFDIPKEQRRVIPKFKNRRKMIVICFYSLLAILLILLLASFIKATRANNDSKEAVNKTNMIQKKYEDNANTVQYSPKLKLYADKFIDTYMNISKDSKELESREKELLKYFPSDYKKPDEKISDTERKLNSKEFYNIKRKDKQTIIQYIVNYDVNITEKKEVKVKKKKKSEKDKDEYETKTEEKQRKVNQNILINIPIKSENNKYVVVEYPYFTPIPDSQLNKAKMVEDNLKDNKREDNPKAKAFIEDFFNKYASSKSDDMAYLMDNPEGLEGTREVSQIREIRLYPKGDDYVAKVEILMKDKDSPLENLEHYTLDITKKDGKYYVKNMTNSIGG, encoded by the coding sequence ATGAAAATAATAAGCAAGTACATTTTAACACGATTTTCTAAAAACGGAAAGCATTTTGATATTCCTAAAGAACAACGCCGAGTAATTCCAAAATTTAAAAATCGTCGTAAGATGATTGTAATTTGTTTTTACTCATTATTAGCTATTTTGTTAATTCTTTTATTAGCTTCTTTTATTAAAGCTACAAGAGCAAATAATGACAGTAAAGAAGCAGTTAATAAAACGAATATGATTCAAAAAAAGTATGAAGATAATGCGAATACAGTTCAGTATAGTCCTAAATTAAAGTTATATGCTGATAAGTTTATTGATACGTATATGAATATCTCGAAAGATTCAAAAGAATTGGAATCTAGAGAAAAAGAATTGTTGAAATATTTTCCATCAGATTATAAAAAACCTGATGAAAAAATTTCAGATACAGAACGAAAATTGAATAGTAAAGAATTTTATAATATTAAACGTAAAGATAAACAAACAATTATACAGTATATTGTTAATTATGATGTGAATATTACTGAAAAGAAAGAAGTTAAAGTTAAGAAGAAAAAGAAAAGTGAAAAAGATAAAGATGAGTATGAAACAAAAACAGAAGAAAAGCAACGTAAAGTAAATCAAAACATTTTAATAAATATACCTATTAAGAGTGAAAATAATAAGTATGTTGTTGTTGAATATCCTTATTTTACGCCAATCCCTGATAGTCAATTGAATAAAGCTAAAATGGTTGAGGATAATTTGAAAGACAATAAACGGGAAGACAATCCGAAAGCAAAAGCTTTTATTGAAGATTTCTTTAATAAATATGCTTCTAGTAAGTCTGATGATATGGCCTATTTAATGGATAACCCTGAGGGCTTAGAAGGAACTAGAGAAGTTTCTCAGATAAGAGAAATTAGGTTATATCCAAAAGGCGATGATTATGTTGCTAAAGTTGAAATTTTGATGAAAGATAAAGATTCTCCTTTGGAGAATTTGGAGCATTACACATTAGATATAACAAAAAAAGATGGTAAATATTACGTTAAAAATATGACTAATTCTATTGGAGGTTAA
- a CDS encoding TcpD family membrane protein produces the protein MSGLFNFFVLGADRPSLGGVGDWISNEVGTGIGLVVLVVGIVKWASGKYGHMVILFVVGGFLFLVSKGPEQVFNAIAGVWKMIFGG, from the coding sequence ATGAGTGGTTTATTTAATTTTTTTGTTTTAGGTGCTGACCGTCCATCACTTGGTGGAGTTGGTGACTGGATAAGTAATGAAGTAGGTACGGGTATTGGTTTAGTAGTATTGGTTGTTGGTATTGTAAAATGGGCTAGTGGTAAATATGGGCATATGGTTATATTATTTGTTGTTGGTGGCTTTTTATTCTTAGTTTCTAAAGGTCCTGAACAGGTATTTAATGCGATTGCAGGTGTTTGGAAAATGATTTTTGGCGGTTGA
- a CDS encoding TcpE family conjugal transfer membrane protein: protein MDKKAYNLKRTFEQPIVMYEFTDKFRINKGFRLDFWATFLIVWFILFLLFWYLLQPVIMSIGGLMFIYFTVAPYYITKYIVKLKQDGKKLFFFLWDFVIFVFNVQLRKVKLSYDEEVEYHDKKITFK from the coding sequence TTGGATAAAAAAGCTTATAATTTAAAGCGAACTTTTGAACAACCGATAGTTATGTATGAATTTACAGATAAGTTTCGTATTAATAAGGGTTTTCGTTTAGATTTTTGGGCTACATTTTTGATTGTGTGGTTTATATTATTTTTGTTATTTTGGTATTTATTACAGCCTGTAATTATGTCGATTGGTGGACTTATGTTTATTTACTTTACGGTTGCACCTTATTATATAACGAAATATATTGTTAAGTTAAAACAAGATGGAAAGAAATTATTTTTCTTCTTATGGGATTTTGTAATATTTGTTTTTAATGTGCAATTAAGAAAAGTTAAATTAAGTTATGATGAAGAAGTAGAATATCATGATAAAAAAATAACATTTAAATAG